CCAGCGCTAGGATCTCGGTTAACAGATAGTAACTGATCTGGGATTGGATGCCTGATGATGGATGTGAAATTGATTATGCTAGCTGCCCTAATCCAGGGATTTCTATGAATAAGGCAGTGGATCCACTGCGATCAAAAAGCTAAATGCTAGTTTTTGGCCACAACTAGCCAGATTAGCAGTATACCTAAAGTAGTCAAGCTTATACTTTAAAAGTGACTAATAAAGTAACTAATAATGCTAAGGACAAGGCTGTAGCCTAATCCACACTTTGGGTATAAGTTACTTTACGATACATTAGGTTACATTAAGTTAAACAAGCTAAATAGTGCGCTTCTAATTAGCCCACCCCCTAATCAATAAATATGACCGAAGTACCCGCATCCCGCATTCGTAATTTCTCGATTATTGCCCATATCGACCATGGTAAGTCCACTTTGGCCGATCGCCTGTTGCAGGTGACTGGCACTGTGGCCGATCGGGAAATGAAAGAGCAGTTCCTAGACACCTTAGATCTAGAGCGGGAGCGGGGGATCACGATCAAGCTCCAGGCCGCCCGCATGAACTACACCGCCAAAGACGGTCAGGAATATGTGTTGAATTTGATCGATACACCGGGGCATGTGGATTTTTCCTATGAAGTATCCAGGTCATTGGCAGCCTGCGAGGGAGCCCTGTTGGTAGTAGATGCCTCGCAAGGGGTGGAAGCGCAAACAATGGCTAATGTGTATTTGGCGCTAGAAAATGATCTAGAAATTATTCCTGTACTCAATAAAATCGATCTACCTGGTGCTGAACCCGATCGGGTAGCCGAGGAAATTGAACAGGTAATTGGCCTGGATTGTAGTGAGGCGATCCTGGCTTCTGCCAAAGAAGGAATTGGCGTAAACGAGATCCTCGAAGCGATCGTGGCTCAAGTGCCTCCACCGGCCGATACTACCGAGGAACCGCTGCGGGCGCTGATCTTTGACAGCTATTATGATCCCTATCGCGGTGTGATTGTTTATTTTCGGGTGATGGATGGCAATCTCAAAAAGGGCGATCGGGTCAAATTCATGGCATCGGGTCAAGAATATGACATCGACGAAATAGGTGTGCTTTCACCAGTCCAGATCCAAGTCGATCAGCTCCATGCTGGCGAGGTGGGTTATCTGGCGGCGGCGATCAAAACCGTTGAACATGCCCGCGTGGGTGACACAATTACCCTGGCTAACCACCCGGCAACCAAACCATTGCCAGGATATGTGGAAGCAAAGCCGATGGTATTTTGTGGCATGTTTCCGATCGATGCCGATCAATTTGAAGATCTGCGCGAAGCCCTGGAAAAATTTAAACTCAATGATGCTGCCCTCAATTACGAGCCAGAAACTTCCAGCGCGATGGGGTTTGGCTTCCGCTGTGGCTTTTTGGGCTTGCTGCATATGGAAATTGTGCAGGAGCGCTTAGAACGGGAATATAACCTGAATTTGATTATCACTGCGCCTTCGGTGGTTTATCAAGTTACTACCAACAAGGATGAGGTACTGCTAATTGATAATCCCAGTGAATTGCCGCCACCTATGCTGCGCGAGAAGATCGAAGAGCCCTATGTGCGCTTGGATATGATGACCCCGCAAGAGCATATTGGTGCATTGATGGAGCTGTGCGAGACCCGGCGTGGTGATTTTAAGGATATGAAATATATCACTCAGGATCGCGCTTCTTTAATCTACGAAATCCCGCTGGCGGAAATTGTGACTGATTTTTTCAATCAGATGAAGTCACGCACCAAGGGCTATGCCAGCATGGAATATCACATCATTGGCTATCGCCCCAATGATCTGGTCAAGCTGGATATTTTGGTCAATGAAGAACCGGTGGACTCGCTGGCCTGTATTGTGCACCGTGATAAAGCCTATCAGATGGGGCGTGGTTTGGTGTCCAAGCTCAAGCAGTTAATCCCCCGCCAGCAGTTCAAAATCCCGGTACAAGCGGCGATCGGCTCTAAGGTACTATCCCGCGAGAATATTCCCGCCCTGCGCAAAAATGTGTTGAGTAAGTGCTATGGCGGTGATATTTCCCGTAAGAAAAAGCTGCTAGAGAAGCAGAAAGAGGGCAAGAAGCGGATGAAGGCGATCGGTACGGTGGAAGTACCCCAGGAAGCGTTCATGGCAATCTTGAAGCTAAACCAAGATAGTTAGCCAATTGTTTATCAGGATTAATTGCTATTTTTATTTTTTTTAGTCAAGAGCTTTAATTGAGAGCCAATATTCCATTTCCGAGGCCGTATGTTCGGGCTTAAACCGATTGTCGTACATTTCCACATCACCTACCTGTCCATGCTCATAGCCAGACTGGGGTAACCATTCTTGTTAATGGATTGCACCAACTGACCGAATTGAGCATCAAAAACTCCCTGATCCAGCCCATCTACCACCAGAGAAGGGCTTGCATATCTTCCCAGAGAGATTTACAGCGATCGCGGCATCAGCCGATAATTTAATTAACATAAGTTAACAAACTTAACTCATCCTTCAACCGGTTAAGCCAGCGAGTTTTTCTGCTTCACTGGACTGTTAACTTCATAAATTAAAAATTTAAGGAGTAATCAACAACCATGACCACCGACAAAATCGATCTAGACAACATTAACGTAAACCCTTCTGGTAAAGGCGTATTTGGTTTTAGCAACTTTGCCGAAGTCTGGAACGGTCG
The sequence above is a segment of the Pseudanabaena sp. PCC 7367 genome. Coding sequences within it:
- the lepA gene encoding translation elongation factor 4, which gives rise to MTEVPASRIRNFSIIAHIDHGKSTLADRLLQVTGTVADREMKEQFLDTLDLERERGITIKLQAARMNYTAKDGQEYVLNLIDTPGHVDFSYEVSRSLAACEGALLVVDASQGVEAQTMANVYLALENDLEIIPVLNKIDLPGAEPDRVAEEIEQVIGLDCSEAILASAKEGIGVNEILEAIVAQVPPPADTTEEPLRALIFDSYYDPYRGVIVYFRVMDGNLKKGDRVKFMASGQEYDIDEIGVLSPVQIQVDQLHAGEVGYLAAAIKTVEHARVGDTITLANHPATKPLPGYVEAKPMVFCGMFPIDADQFEDLREALEKFKLNDAALNYEPETSSAMGFGFRCGFLGLLHMEIVQERLEREYNLNLIITAPSVVYQVTTNKDEVLLIDNPSELPPPMLREKIEEPYVRLDMMTPQEHIGALMELCETRRGDFKDMKYITQDRASLIYEIPLAEIVTDFFNQMKSRTKGYASMEYHIIGYRPNDLVKLDILVNEEPVDSLACIVHRDKAYQMGRGLVSKLKQLIPRQQFKIPVQAAIGSKVLSRENIPALRKNVLSKCYGGDISRKKKLLEKQKEGKKRMKAIGTVEVPQEAFMAILKLNQDS